The Elusimicrobiota bacterium sequence ATCGACGCCGGGGCCACGACGGTGAACATTCCCGACACCGTGGGGTATTCCATCCCCTCGGAATGGGGGGAGAAGATCCGAAGCCTCATCGCCCGGGTTTCCAACATCAAAAAAGCGGTCGTGAGCGTCCATTGCCACAACGATCTGGGGTTGGCCGTAGCCAACTCCCTGGCGGCCGTGCAACAGGGCGCTCGGCAAGTGGAATGCACCGTGAACGGGATCGGCGAACGAGCCGGAAACGCCTCCTTGGAGGAGATCGTGATGGCCCTCCGGACCCGGAAGGATCTCTTCCGCTTAACCACCGGCGTGAACGCCAAGGAAATCGCCCGGTCCAGCCGGTTGATCTCGAAACTGACCGGCATTCCGGTTCAGCCCAACAAGGCCGTGGTGGGGGCCAACGCTTTCGCCCATTCCTCCGGCATCCATCAGGACGGCGTGTTGAAGTCCCGCACCACCTACGAGATCATGAGCCCCGCGGACGTGGGCGTGGAAGAAAGCGCCCTGCTCCTGACCGCCCGGTCGGGGCGGAACGGGATCAGCAACCGGCTGAAACATCTGGGGCACGTTCTCCCAGCGGCGCAGATGGACATCCTGTTTTAAAAATTTAAGACGTTGGCGGACAAGAAGAAATACGTGTTCGACGACGATCTCCTGGCGCTCCTGGACCAGGAAGGGCGGGAAAAGGCGGGCGAAGTCTACCACCTGGAATATCTGAACACCACCTCCGGGACGGGGATCGTGCCCACGGCGACCCTCCGCTTGAAAAAAGAGGGGAAGATTTTTCAGGAAGCCTCCTGCGGCGACGGGCCCGTGGACGCGGCCTATCGGGCCATCGATAAGATCACGGGGCTACGCCCGGAATTGAAGGAATACGCTCTTCGATCGGTGTCCTCCGGAACGGACGCCCAGGGAGAAGTGTTGGTTCGGGTGGAGGACAAAGGGTTGGTGGTTTCCGGCCAGGGGACCTCGACCGACATCGTGGAAGCCAGCGCCAAGGCTTATTTGAACGCCGTGAATAAAATTATTTCCGCTCGGGCCGCCGGACGGCCGCTCGTGGCGAAGAAGGGGATGTGATGGGAAAAACACTGCTCGACAAAGTTTGGGACCTGCACCGGGTCCGGGAACTGCCCAACGGGCAAACCCAGTTGTTCATCGGTCTTCACCTCATCCACGAGGTCACGAGCCCGCAAGCCTTTCAGATGCTCCGGGAGAAGGGCCTTCCCGTCGCTTTTCCGGATCGCACCTTCGCCACGGCGGATCACATTATCCCGACGGAAAATCAAGCTCGCCCCTTCGCGGACGGGTTGGCGGAAGAAATGATGGCGGCGCTGGAAACCAACTGCCGGCAATTCGGAATCAAGTATTTTGACTTCAAATCGGGCGAGCAGGGCATCGTCCACGTCGTCGGGCCGGAGCAGGGGCTCACCCAGCCCGGCCTGACCGTCGTCTGCGGCGACAGCCACACCTCGACCCACGGCGCTTTCGGCGCCATCGCCTTCGGCGTGGGCACGACCCAGATCCGGGACATTTTGGCCACCCAGACCTTGGCGCTTTCGCGGCCCAAGGTGCGGCGCATTCGCGTTTCGGGGAATCTGGCGAAAGGCGTCTATGCCAAGGACGTGATTTTGGCCGTGATCCGTCAGTTGGGAGTGAAGGGCGGGATCGGTTACGCCTACGAGTTCGCCGGGGACGCCGTCGCCCGCATGACCATGGAAGAACGGCTCACCGTCTGCAACATGGCCATCGAGGGCGGCGCCCGGGTGGGTTACATCAATCCGGATTCTACCACCGTGGGATTTCTGCGGGGCCGGCCGCACGTTCCCGCGGGACCCGCTTTTGACAAGGCCTCGGCCTGGTGGCTTTCCATGGCTTCCGACGCCGACGCCTCTTTCTCGGACGAAGTGGCCCTGGACGGGGGCGCTCTGGAGCCCCAGATCGCTTGGGGCATCAACCCGGGCCAGACCGTGGGGGTTTCCGAAAATCTGCCTCAACCCGGGGCGTTGCTCGGGGGAGAGCGGGCGAGTTTGGAAGAGGCTTATCGCTTCACCTCCTTTGAGCCTGGAAAACCGGTGCGGGACATCGCCATCAACGTGGCGTTCATCGGATCCTGCACCAACGGGCGCATGTCGGACCTTCGGGAAGCGGCCAAAATCGCCCGGGGGCGCCAGGTGGCCAAAGGGGTACGCGCCTTGGTCGTGCCGGGGTCCCAGAAGGTTCAACGCCAGGCGGAGTCGGAAGGCCTGCATGAGCTTTTTCGAGCCGCCGGGTTTGAATGGAGGAACGCGGGTTGTTCCATGTGCTTGGCCATGAACCCGGACAAGCTGAAGGGGCGCGAGGTCAGCGCTTCCAGTTCCAACCGCAATTTCATCGGTCGACAGGGAAGCGCCACGGGGCGGACCCTGCTCATGAGTCCGGCCATGGTGGCCGCCGCGGCTATCCGCGGCCGCGTGGCCGATGTTCGGGAGATGCTATGAGCCTCGATTCCGTGATCCAACAAGTGAAAGGCCGGGCCGTCGCCGTACCGGGGGACGACATCGACACCGATCGCATCATGCCGGCGCGTTATTTGCGTTGCGTGACCTTTGAGAACATCGGGGCGAACACCTTTCAGGACGAACGCTTCGATCCGAGCGGAAAACCCAAAGTTCATCCGTTCAACGATTCGAAACACCAGGGCGCCTCCGTCCTGGTGGTGAACAAAAATTTTGGTTGCGGGTCTTCCCGCGAGCACGCCCCCCAGGGGATCTTGCGTTGGGGGATCCGGGCCATCGTGGGCGAATCCTTTGCGGAGATTTTTGCCGGCAACTGCACCGCCATCGGGCTCCCCGTTTTCACGGCGGCGGAGGCGGACGTTCGCGCCCTGATGGCCTACGCGACGGAGCATCCCGAAGGGACGGTGGAGGTGAATCTGAAAGGGAAGGAAGCCCTGTTTGGCGGAAAGCGGATCCCGCTGGAAATGCGGGAGTCGGCCAGGGCGCTCTTCATGGAGGGGACCTGGGATTCCAGCGCCACCCTGTTTTCGGCCATGGCCGCCGTGCAAGAGACGGCGCGGAAACTTCCCTACCTCCACTGGGGTTCTCTTTCATAACCCGTGGGCCCTCCTTCGGAGGAAAAAAAAATTGTGCCCCGCTCCGATTGCCGAGCGGCGACGGATTTCGTGGTGGAAGTTTACCAGGAAGATGGAAAAACCCTGCGGGGCATTTCAAGGCTGTTGGATTTGTCCGTCAGCGGGGCGTGCGTGGAATCCACCAGCGAGTGGAACGAGGGGGAGGACGTCGTGATTCGCGTACTCTTGGATCAACGGAACCTTTTGGTTCTTCCCGCCCGCGTGATTTGGAAACGTTTGTTCTCAAAGACCTCCCAATTCGGGTTGGTTTTTCGGGAATATCCGGCGGAAATTCACCAGGTGATTCAGACGTTCGTAGCGGATTTTGAGGCGCGGCTTCACCGCATGGCGCCGAAAGTTTTTTACAACGAGTAATCCAGGAGGTCCCACGTGAGTTCCGGAGTTCCCTCAAACAAAGCAAAATCGTCCTACAAAATCGCCGTGATGGGTGGCGACGGTACCGGCCCCGAAGTGGTCAACGAGGGGCTGAAAGTCCTCAAGGCCCTCGGAAAATCCCTCGGCATCACCTTTGATTGGATCCCCTACGATTTGGGCGGAGAACGCTACAAGAAAACGGGGGAAATTCTTCCGGATTCGGCCCTGGCGGAACTGCGCAAAGTCGACGCCATTTACCTCGGCGCCATCGGCCATCCCGATGTGAAGCCTGGAATCTTGGAGAAAGGGCTCCTGCTCCGTCTCCGCTTTGAGCTGGACCAATACATCAACCTCCGTCCCGTGAAACTCTACCCCAACGTGGCGACGCCGCTCAAAGACAAGGGGCCTGAACATATCGACTTCGTGGTGGTTCGGGAAAATACGGAGGGCCTCTACGTGGGCGCCGGCGGGTTTTTGAAAAAGGGAACGCCCGACGAAGTGGCCATCCAAGAATCCATCAACACGCGGAAAGGCGCGGAACGCTGTCTTCGCTACGCCTTTCAACTGACGCGGGAGCGCGCGAAAGGGAAAAAACTGACGCTCTGCGGAAAAACCAACGTTTTGACCTTCGCCTTCGACTTGTGGGAGCGGGCCTTTCACGAGGTGGCCAAGGACTTTAGCGATATCAAAACCGATTACGCCCACGTGGACGCCACCTGCATGTGGATGGTGAAAAACCCGGAATGGTTCGACGTGATTGTCACCGACAACATGTTCGGGGACATCATCACCGACCTGGGGGCCATGATCCAGGGCGGCATGGGGATCGCGGCGCGGGCG is a genomic window containing:
- the leuC gene encoding 3-isopropylmalate dehydratase large subunit, with the protein product MMGKTLLDKVWDLHRVRELPNGQTQLFIGLHLIHEVTSPQAFQMLREKGLPVAFPDRTFATADHIIPTENQARPFADGLAEEMMAALETNCRQFGIKYFDFKSGEQGIVHVVGPEQGLTQPGLTVVCGDSHTSTHGAFGAIAFGVGTTQIRDILATQTLALSRPKVRRIRVSGNLAKGVYAKDVILAVIRQLGVKGGIGYAYEFAGDAVARMTMEERLTVCNMAIEGGARVGYINPDSTTVGFLRGRPHVPAGPAFDKASAWWLSMASDADASFSDEVALDGGALEPQIAWGINPGQTVGVSENLPQPGALLGGERASLEEAYRFTSFEPGKPVRDIAINVAFIGSCTNGRMSDLREAAKIARGRQVAKGVRALVVPGSQKVQRQAESEGLHELFRAAGFEWRNAGCSMCLAMNPDKLKGREVSASSSNRNFIGRQGSATGRTLLMSPAMVAAAAIRGRVADVREML
- a CDS encoding PilZ domain-containing protein: MPRSDCRAATDFVVEVYQEDGKTLRGISRLLDLSVSGACVESTSEWNEGEDVVIRVLLDQRNLLVLPARVIWKRLFSKTSQFGLVFREYPAEIHQVIQTFVADFEARLHRMAPKVFYNE
- a CDS encoding 3-isopropylmalate dehydratase small subunit — its product is MSLDSVIQQVKGRAVAVPGDDIDTDRIMPARYLRCVTFENIGANTFQDERFDPSGKPKVHPFNDSKHQGASVLVVNKNFGCGSSREHAPQGILRWGIRAIVGESFAEIFAGNCTAIGLPVFTAAEADVRALMAYATEHPEGTVEVNLKGKEALFGGKRIPLEMRESARALFMEGTWDSSATLFSAMAAVQETARKLPYLHWGSLS